Proteins encoded by one window of Erwinia pyrifoliae DSM 12163:
- the udk gene encoding uridine kinase, whose product MADKSHQCVIVGIAGASASGKSLIASTLYREVRERVGDENIGVIPEDAYYKDQSHLTMEERVKTNYDHPSAMDHSLLLQHLQMLKAGKAIDLPVYSYVEHTRTRQSLRLEPKKVIILEGILLLTDARLRQEMNFSIFVDTPLDICLMRRMKRDVNERGRSMDSVMAQYQKTVRPMFLQFIEPSKQYADIIVPRGGKNRIAIDILKAKINQFFE is encoded by the coding sequence ATGGCTGACAAGTCGCATCAGTGCGTCATCGTAGGTATCGCAGGCGCATCCGCCTCGGGAAAAAGTCTTATTGCCAGTACGCTATATCGTGAAGTTCGCGAGCGTGTCGGTGATGAAAATATTGGTGTGATCCCCGAGGATGCCTATTATAAAGATCAGAGTCATCTGACCATGGAAGAGCGGGTCAAAACCAATTACGACCATCCAAGCGCCATGGATCATAGCCTGCTTTTACAGCACCTGCAGATGCTGAAAGCAGGCAAGGCTATCGATTTGCCGGTTTACAGTTATGTCGAGCATACCCGTACCAGGCAATCCCTTCGCCTTGAACCGAAGAAGGTGATTATCCTGGAAGGGATCCTGCTACTGACCGATGCTCGCTTGCGCCAGGAGATGAATTTCTCCATTTTCGTTGATACCCCGCTCGATATTTGCCTGATGCGCCGTATGAAGCGTGATGTCAACGAGCGTGGGCGGTCGATGGACTCGGTGATGGCACAGTACCAGAAAACGGTGCGGCCGATGTTCCTGCAATTTATCGAACCCTCCAAGCAATACGCCGATATTATCGTGCCGCGCGGCGGCAAAAATCGTATTGCCATCGATATCCTGAAAGCGAAAATAAATCAGTTCTTTGAATAA
- the dcd gene encoding dCTP deaminase, producing MRLCDRDIEAWLDNGKLGIDPRPPVERINGATVDVRLGNQFRTFRGHTAAFIDLSGPKDEVSAALDRVMSDEIVLPQGDAFFLHPGELALAVTLESVTLPDNLVGWLDGRSSLARLGLMVHVTAHRIDPGWQGRIVLEFYNSGKLPLALRPGMLIGALSFEPLSGPAARPYNSRQDAKYKGQQGAVASRIDKD from the coding sequence ATGAGACTATGTGACCGCGATATTGAAGCCTGGCTCGACAATGGCAAGCTGGGTATCGATCCGCGCCCGCCTGTAGAGCGCATTAATGGTGCGACCGTTGATGTGCGCCTGGGTAACCAGTTCCGCACCTTCCGTGGCCATACCGCTGCTTTTATCGATTTGAGCGGCCCTAAAGATGAGGTCAGCGCGGCGTTGGATCGCGTGATGAGCGATGAGATTGTCCTGCCGCAAGGTGATGCGTTCTTTCTGCATCCGGGTGAACTGGCGCTGGCGGTGACGTTGGAGTCGGTGACCTTGCCGGACAATCTGGTCGGCTGGCTGGACGGCCGCTCGTCACTGGCGCGGCTGGGTTTGATGGTTCACGTTACCGCACACCGTATCGATCCCGGCTGGCAGGGGCGCATCGTCCTGGAGTTCTATAACTCAGGTAAGCTGCCGCTGGCGCTGCGTCCCGGCATGCTGATCGGTGCGTTAAGCTTTGAGCCGCTTTCAGGCCCCGCTGCCCGCCCCTACAACAGCCGCCAGGATGCCAAGTACAAAGGCCAACAGGGCGCGGTTGCCAGCCGTATAGATAAGGACTAA